The Astatotilapia calliptera chromosome 17, fAstCal1.2, whole genome shotgun sequence genome has a segment encoding these proteins:
- the LOC113009602 gene encoding insulin-like growth factor-binding protein 1 — protein MLAVAGLYVGHVVTAALCSVLLTGTLGSPVVGPEPIRCAPCTPEKLSQCPAVAPGCAEVLREPGCGCCLACALKAGELCGIYTAPCGSGLRCVPRPGDPRPLHSLTRGQAVCTESPVPEPTPEPQTQDQEEPEPLEMDNAAIISDPGYSHYLPGHGRPYDPRAAADAQESMKAKLIAIRKKLIEQGPCHLELQTALEKIAKSQQKLGDKLTRFYLPNCDKNGLYKPKQCESSLDGQRGRCWCVNSWNGKRILGSTELPAGAECP, from the exons ATGCTGGCCGTGGCTGGATTATACGTAGGACACGTCGTGACGGCGGCTCTGTGCTCCGTGCTGCTCACAGGGACGCTGGGGTCCCCGGTGGTGGGGCCAGAGCCGATTCGCTGCGCCCCGTGTACTCCGGAGAAGCTGAGCCAGTGTCCAGCGGTGGCGCCCGGATGCGCCGAGGTGTTGCGGGAGCCCGGCTGTGGATGCTGCCTCGCCTGCGCTCTGAAAGCAGGGGAGCTGTGCGGGATCTACACGGCGCCGTGCGGCTCCGGGCTGAGGTGCGTGCCGAGACCCGGCGACCCCCGGCCTCTGCACTCCCTCACCCGCGGACAAGCCGTGTGCACGGAGAGCCCTGTGCCCGAGCCCACCCCCGAGCCCCAGACACAAG ATCAGGAAGAGCCAGAACCGTTGGAGATGGACAACGCAGCCATCATCTCGGACCCCGGCTACAGCCACTATCTCCCCGGTCACGGCAGGCCGTACGACCCGCGGGCTGCCGCCGACGCTCAGGAGAGCATGAAAGCCAAACTCATCGCCATCCGCAAGAAGCTGATAGAGCAG GGGCCCTGTCACCTAGAGCTGCAGACGGCTTTGGAAAAGATTGCCAAATCCCAGCAGAAGTTAGGGGACAAGTTAACCAGATTCTACCTCCCCAACTGTGACAAAAACGGGCTTTACAAACCCAAGCAG TGTGAATCCTCGCTGGACGGACAGAGGGGTCGATGCTGGTGTGTGAATTCCTGGAATGGCAAGAGGATTTTAGGTTCGACAGAACTGCCTGCAGGTGCCGAATGCCCTTAA